One window from the genome of Lepisosteus oculatus isolate fLepOcu1 chromosome 25, fLepOcu1.hap2, whole genome shotgun sequence encodes:
- the phc2a gene encoding polyhomeotic-like protein 2 isoform X4 translates to MSKRRGTAERVNVKSGVVGSPPAMTSGNGNNAPTVTGSTPQNGENKPPQAIVKPQILTHVIEGFVIQEGAEPFPVGRPPLLIENLKKQKQQLQSDPEKTPQSNPPNTTDSEMEDLTQQELKDQEEDAEPKLKCELCGRVDFAYKFKRSKRFCSMACAKRYNVGCTKRVGLFHPDRSKNAKSDGPKHRRRRSRKGSLQNLNKETKKQQAPTPLQSLGGSVSSPPPSHPSQGESSQCSDISSYEEPPSPLSAASSGAPRRPGDRGPEAPEGHARELPLLTQHFLPSDPTKWNVEDVYEFIRSLPGCQEIADEFRSQEIDGQAMLLLKEDHLMSAMNIKLGPALKIYARINMLKDS, encoded by the exons ATGTCAAAAC GTAGAGGCACTGCCGAGAGGGTGAATGTGAAGTCAGGGGTGGTTGGCTCTCCTCCAGCCATGACCTCAGGAAACGGGAACAACGCGCCAACTGTGACCGGCAGCACGCCCCAGAACGGCGAGAACAAGCCCCCCCAGGCCATCGTCAAACCCCAGATCCTCACCCACGTCATCGAGGGCTTCGTCATCCAGGAGGGAGCCGAGCCTTTCCCT GTGGGACGTCCTCCTCTGCTGATCGAGAACCTCAAgaaacagaagcagcagctgcagTCGGACCCCGAGAAGACCCCCCAAAGCAATCCCCCCAACACTACAGATTCGGAGATGGAGGATCTTACACAGCAAG AATTAAAGGACCAGGAGGAAGACGCCGAGCCCAAGCTGAAGTGTGAGCTCTGCGGACGGGTTGACTTTGCTTACAAGTTCAAGCGGTCAAAGAGATTTTGCTCCATGGCTTGTGCAAAGAG ATATAACGTGGGATGCACGAAGCGCGTAGGCTTGTTCCACCCCGACAGAAGTAAAAACGCAAAGTCAGATGGACCAAAACACCGCCGACGAAGGTCGCGAAAGGGCAGTCTGCAGAATCTGAACAAGGAGACCAAGAAACAG CAAGCGCCCACACCCCTGCAGTCGCTGGGCGGCTCCGTGTCCTCGCCTCCCCCCTCGCACCCCAGCCAGGGCGAGTCCAGCCAGTGCTCGGACATCTCCAGCTACGaggagcccccctcccccctctcggCCGCCAGCTCGGGGGCCCCCAGGCGCCCAGGCGACAGGGGCCCCGAGGCCCCCGAGGGCCACGCCCGGGAGCTGCCTCTGCTCACGCAGCACTTCCTCCCCAGCGACCCCACCAAGTGGAACGTGGAGGACGTGTACGAGTTCATCCGCTCGCTGCCAG GCTGCCAGGAGATAGCAGACGAGTTCCGATCACAGGAGATCGATGGCCAGGCCATGCTGCTGCTCAAGGAGGACCACCTGATGAGTGCCATGAACATTAAGCTGGGACCGGCGCTGAAGATCTACGCCCGGATTAATATGCTCAAGGACTCCTAG
- the phc2a gene encoding polyhomeotic-like protein 2 isoform X5: MTSGNGNNAPTVTGSTPQNGENKPPQAIVKPQILTHVIEGFVIQEGAEPFPVGRPPLLIENLKKQKQQLQSDPEKTPQSNPPNTTDSEMEDLTQQELKDQEEDAEPKLKCELCGRVDFAYKFKRSKRFCSMACAKRYNVGCTKRVGLFHPDRSKNAKSDGPKHRRRRSRKGSLQNLNKETKKQQAPTPLQSLGGSVSSPPPSHPSQGESSQCSDISSYEEPPSPLSAASSGAPRRPGDRGPEAPEGHARELPLLTQHFLPSDPTKWNVEDVYEFIRSLPGCQEIADEFRSQEIDGQAMLLLKEDHLMSAMNIKLGPALKIYARINMLKDS, translated from the exons ATGACCTCAGGAAACGGGAACAACGCGCCAACTGTGACCGGCAGCACGCCCCAGAACGGCGAGAACAAGCCCCCCCAGGCCATCGTCAAACCCCAGATCCTCACCCACGTCATCGAGGGCTTCGTCATCCAGGAGGGAGCCGAGCCTTTCCCT GTGGGACGTCCTCCTCTGCTGATCGAGAACCTCAAgaaacagaagcagcagctgcagTCGGACCCCGAGAAGACCCCCCAAAGCAATCCCCCCAACACTACAGATTCGGAGATGGAGGATCTTACACAGCAAG AATTAAAGGACCAGGAGGAAGACGCCGAGCCCAAGCTGAAGTGTGAGCTCTGCGGACGGGTTGACTTTGCTTACAAGTTCAAGCGGTCAAAGAGATTTTGCTCCATGGCTTGTGCAAAGAG ATATAACGTGGGATGCACGAAGCGCGTAGGCTTGTTCCACCCCGACAGAAGTAAAAACGCAAAGTCAGATGGACCAAAACACCGCCGACGAAGGTCGCGAAAGGGCAGTCTGCAGAATCTGAACAAGGAGACCAAGAAACAG CAAGCGCCCACACCCCTGCAGTCGCTGGGCGGCTCCGTGTCCTCGCCTCCCCCCTCGCACCCCAGCCAGGGCGAGTCCAGCCAGTGCTCGGACATCTCCAGCTACGaggagcccccctcccccctctcggCCGCCAGCTCGGGGGCCCCCAGGCGCCCAGGCGACAGGGGCCCCGAGGCCCCCGAGGGCCACGCCCGGGAGCTGCCTCTGCTCACGCAGCACTTCCTCCCCAGCGACCCCACCAAGTGGAACGTGGAGGACGTGTACGAGTTCATCCGCTCGCTGCCAG GCTGCCAGGAGATAGCAGACGAGTTCCGATCACAGGAGATCGATGGCCAGGCCATGCTGCTGCTCAAGGAGGACCACCTGATGAGTGCCATGAACATTAAGCTGGGACCGGCGCTGAAGATCTACGCCCGGATTAATATGCTCAAGGACTCCTAG